The sequence TTTTGGATCAAAGCTATCTTGTGGTTGCTGAAAACCATTAAGCTGGATCGGGTCACCAAATAAACCCTGGCCAAGGTTAGGCCAGCAGGTCACTTCGTTATGGCGAATACTGACCAAATGTTGCTGGCCTGAACCTAATAGATCACTAAAGGCGACTAATTGGCGCTCATCTTTGCCCATAATCGGTAATTCGACAGATGGGGCTTGTGGGCAATTGATTGCCGCAGCAAAACTTTCCCGTTGATTAGCATAAAAACGCACGCTTTTCGGGCCAATTAGGCTAATGTCCGCTAAACCAGCGCCAGTAATATCGGCAAATTGGGCTTGGTTATTTTGTAATTCGTTAGGAATAGCTAGCAGTGGGATATAATCACTCCAACTTCTATCTGGATGTTGGGCATAATAACCAGCAATATTGATTTGGCTTACAAACCATTCCAGCCGTCCATCACCATTGATATCCATTAAAGTGCCACCGTGGAGTAGGGTGGGTATATTAGGTAACTGTTGTGGTGGTGAATAAGTGATCTCATCGGTTTGTAGTTGGCCACGTATCGGGTCACGATAGTACCAGGCATAATTATCTTCATACAAAATACCGGCAGTACCTTCACCATACAGATCAACCAGATAATACTGTTGTTGATCTTTCATGCTGTTAAATTCGATTAAGGGCTGCCAATCACTAGCGGGAGGTGGGCCAAATGGTTGATAATCAAATTCAATCGGTGGCAGCAGTAGCGGGTTATTTTCATCGTGGGCCAATTGTCGGCAACGGATTAACTGGCTAACAATGGCTTGTTGATTCATAGTGTAACTGTAAACGACGAACCAGTGTTGGAGGTGTGTTTTCATGAGGTAAGCCTTGCAGTTGTCGCAGGTCATGAAACATGAGTATTTGTTGGCATAGACGGCGAGTGCGGATATCAAAACCATATTCATAACGAGAAAAGGGATCTTGCCGCATAGACCAGGCTTGTTGTGGCAGAAATTCAGGCGCTTTATCGGTTTGATTACTCCGCTCGCCATAATCCAATATTAGATAAAATAACCAATCGGTTGGTGGCGGTATTGTGTCGGTTAAGCTATAGAGTGGCGCATAGGGGCGTAGGTTACCGTAACTTACCGTCGTCAAATATCGCTGAGCAGTGGCTAATGGATGTTGTCGCCGTTCTTGCTCAGAAGTTGCTTGGTCATTTTCCGCTTGATATTGATAAAAAATGTGCTCTCCGCTAGGTGTAACTGATTCTTCCAGTAACCATACGGCAATGTGTTGCTCTTCTTTAGGGTCAAAAATTCTGGCATTAGCCGATTTGCCAAAACAGTGGATTTGCCCATCTGGTGAGAAGATCAACCAAAATGGCATTTGACTGGATTGCGCCGCTACTGGTTGCCAGTATTCGACACGTTCGGAGCCAGTGCCAATGCGTGATTGATATTGAGTAATTTGATAGCTTTCAGCTAGTTTTATATTTTGCCAGCTATCTTTTTGATAACGGATAGGTTGGCCGGCTTGATCAACGGCGACAACCAACACTTCATTATCTATGCCAATATAGGTATCGTCTAACTGATAAAGTGGCCGGCCGTGACTGGTTTGGCGACGTATGCTGGGTAAGTCAATATTCCAGCCGATAGCAAAGGCACTGTTACCAGAGCCACTGTTATAATTTAAGTTCAAAGAAGGTGCATAACCGCGACCGCTGGAAATAGGTAAAGGTAGTGTAATATGCACCATACCATCAGAGCCTGGTGTGCCAACGGTTTCGCCCATGCCTTGTAAGCTTCCGCCACCTTTCGGTAACGAAAGAGGCGCAATAGATAATTTATCTTGATTATTTGGATTATCTAACATTTTTAAACTCCCATAAGGCCCTAAGTAGGGCCTAACGAAATTAATTAAACGATAAAAAATAGTGATTAACCGTTATAACGAATGGTGTAGCGAATATGCAAGATGATATCGGTTAGACTATTTAATAAGGCTTTCTGTTTTTCGGTCGCATTCGGGAATTGTAAAATTAATCCTCCTTGATCTTCGATGGGGATCCCCTCAAAAGGCAGGTACTTACTGTCGTTAAAATCCAGTTGGAATTGGCCACTATCATTAGTACCGCGAGAAATAGCGATAGCTTTACAGCCATTACTGAGTTTTATAGCACCTGTGTATTCCAGCACGGCTTGTATATCTTGATAAGGGCCAATTAGCGCAGGTAACGACACACTAATTTGTTTGATACGTCGGACGTTACCCAGGTTAAGATCACTGGGGTAGTCATCCTGTATTTTTAAATCGGCAATTTTGATGGCGGCGGATAAGGTATTTTGATCCAGACTGACTTTATTATCCCCATTCCCGACCGGCCCGCTACTTTCGCCATTAATCAATTTACGAATGGTTTCTCGTAGATCAAATCCATCGGGCATATCCTGATAGAATTCAGCCAAAGAAACGGTACGGTCAACATCGAGTGCTCTGGCTTCCCATTTCAGATAAGCTTCTTCCATGGTAACTAAGTTGAGCATCAAGGCTTCACCACACAGTAAGCCGGCGTAAGTACTTTGCCAGGCGCCAGGTTTTATAAATTGGCTAGATTTTTGTGTTTCCCACTGGAATGAACTTTGGGCGCGTAAACAGCGAGCAATAACCAAATCATAGAATTGGAAATAGATGGCGGATAAGCGACCGCGCAGCCAGTTATACAAGGCTTCATTAGTGAACTTGTTTTTCAATAAATTAAATTGCTCTAAGGTATTGGTTTGCTGGGTTGCCAGGTAGTTATATTGTTGATTAGCTGCGGTAAGGCGTTGTTCTAGCGCCGCTAATTGAGCGGTCAATTGTTGCTCTTCATAGTCAGCAGTTTGATACATTTGTTGCCAATCTTGACGGCGACGACGGTATATCTCTGATTGGGTCGTTTTATCAGCGCTAGTCAAGATACCACTGGCTGCAGTTTCTATACCTAAGGCTATTGCAGTAGGAACAGCACCATATTGCATACCGCCATCGGCTAAACCAAAGATATTGGGTGCTAGATTAGCTAACGCGGCGGCCATATAGATTGGTTTGGTTGTCGTCATTAAAGTATCGGCGGCGATATGTAAATCGATAACTTTTTGTTCACCCGTATTCATATTTTGATCATACAGGGCTTTGTAGTGATCTTTACGCTCTTTGGCCGCGGTGATGGCAATTTGCAGCGCCTTTTTTTCCTCATTTAATTCGTCTTGGGCGGTTTTCTGCATTTCCAGGCTTTGCTTTGATAAGGCTAAACCTTGGGTTTGCAATAGCATTGCCATTTTTTCTGCATCTTGTCGTTCAATAATAGCAAGCAAGGTATTACCGTACTGGGTAAGTTGTGTCACTACCCCTTTGGCACTTTCAAGGGTTGGTGGAAAACGATACAAGCCCAAAGTAATATCGGTTGGTAGTGGAATACCTCCTTGCGCATTGGCAACCGCTGCACTTAATAGATCGGCTGGATTAGCTGGCGTGGCAAACAAGGGTAAGGAGAGTGGTTTACCATCGATAGTGAGATTATGACGTAAGTTGTACAGTTTTTGTATCAACGTGAAGCGTAGCTCTTGCCACTTGGTATTTTTTTCAGGTTTAAATATTGCGTGTTCTTCTAATTGGGCGGCATTTTTTAGCGTCGGATTTTGCCAACTAGTTGGTCTGGAAGGTTCATCTTCACCCATCAGTTCCAGCGCTTGCACATACCACATTTTGGCTTCCGCCAAGGTATCCCGCTCTAACTGACGATAATCTTGATCACCGCGGGCGATGAGTAGCTCTATCATATTCATCAAAGTGGATAACTTATAATGCATCGGATCGGCTTGCGCAATCGCATCGGGATCGGTGATATCCTCAGGCACTTCATTCCAGCTAGTATCTTCCAGCAATGGGCGCGTATTCCAGTACTGATTTTGCTGACCACGATCATAACCTGCCGAGCTAAAAATAAATTTTAACCAGCTGGCTGAATCGGCAAAATTTTGCTCTTGCATCAGGCGTTTCATTACTAGCATTGGTCCGTAATAGAATAGCTCCCAGAAATAGAGCGCATTAGCACCAGCAAAGTCCATTGGTTCAGTTGTATTGTCCATTTTAGCAAAGAAGCTTTCGACGTTATCAATACTTTCTAAGCCGGGAAAGGTACCACCATGATAATTTTTGTCTAATTGCCATTCTTTCTTACCATCTATCTTATGAAATAAAATATCCGGTTGTTTGCCACTTTGATATTCTGCTTCTAAATAGAGATTATCTTTATTACCATGGGCATCGTTATAACGATTTAAGAAACAGGTCACGGTAGTCGGTTGATCACTCAGTTCGCCGGTGTAAATTAGTAATGAATCACCACTTACCCAAATATCAGTCTCTCTAAGTTTAAAGATTTTGTTACTGCCATGAATAATTTCATTATAAGGTTTTAGCGTTAAGGTTACTTGCACACCGGTACGTGGCAGGTTAGGCTCAGGCATATATTGGGTATCAAGGCTTAATAAAGTATCTAGCCCACGATCAGCGCGAGAAGTCAGTTCTTTAGCAAATAGTGTATTTAAGCGGACTTGATAAATACCGCTATGCTTTTCCAGCTTGTTGGATTGATAAATATAACTTAACCCGCCTTCCATATATTGTGCTTTATTACTGGCCGTTTTAAGTAATAGCGGTTGAGTATCATCGGCAGTTTTTCTTTCTAATGGGATAACATGTGTTACTGAACCTAAGTTGCCATTATCTCGATCTCTGACCGTGATAGTTAATTCTATATTTGATGCTGAAGAAGTTATGTTTTCATTTATATCAAAGTTCCATGATTGATTTGCTAATATCATGTTCCAAGTACTATCACCATTAACGATTTCCTTCGGCTGAATCGGAACAACAAGTCCGTTTACAATAGCTCTAGGCGCTAAAATGTATTTATACGGTCGTTGAATAAGCATGGATGGTTCAGCATTACCATCTACAGTAAATACCTGGCCATTGGCTTGAGTATAGATTTCGGCAAGAGTAGAATTATCTGGCGCATCAATAACATCGGTTTGCCAGTTATCAAAGTTCTGTTGTTTATTTGGCAAAACTATACCATTAAAGGTACGCATAATAGAGCTAGCGAAAAAGGAGGTGTTATTCGTATAGGTGACTACGGTGTATTTATTGGCTGCCAATTTTAATATTGCGGTTAGAAAAACGAATTTAGTTGGAAAATTAGGCACATTATAATAATTGACTAAAACCTGACCGTAAGGGGTTGTTTGATATATTTGCTGTAAATGATCCATGAAGAGATCTAAATCATTATCACCAGTATTTAAGTAATGGTTGTCCTGGCCCTTGGCTTCTATACGGATAATTGTTCCAGTTAAACTATATTGATTATTGATTATTTCTTTTGCTAGCAATAATTGGCTTAAGCCCTGTGATAACGGCGCAAGACCATTGGGTATAGCAGGGGCAATAGAATAAAAAGTTGTAATAATATTAGTAGGAACTTGAACTTTATTGTGTTCGATAAATGGTGCGGGCACACCGAGATACCTGGTGGTGTCTAATTCACGTTTAATAACTTGTAGACTGAGGAAATAATTTGTTTGCTCATTGTTGTCATGGATAAGGGAAAAATCTTGGGTAATTTCCCAAGCTTGTCCCTCAGGAATAAATGCTTGGTCATATTTTTCGTGCTTTTGGTACAATATGACTAAAATATCTTTTTTAGTCAGGTCGCTACTAACAAATAAACCCACTTGTTCATGGATGTCAGGGTTGTCTTTATCTAAAAGAAGAAGCAGTCCATCACGGATGTTGAGTGTGGTGTAAGTATATGGCGTGCTCCAATTACCATCGTACAATAGATGTGAATGTTTTAAATCGTAAGTGTATTCGGGAATAGACGGTTCTTTGGCTTTTTTAGCGTTATCCTTTTTCTCAACATTAATTTGCCGCTGTTCTAACCAAAACAGATATAAGCGTGATTTATAGATCATCGGCCGAATAAGATTTCGATACGGTTTGGCTGAGGCGGTAATGGCTTGCCATTCACTCCAGGCATCAGCAGGAAATCCTTGGTTGATAAACATATTATGATTAAGGCTACGCCAAGAATAAGTAGGAGAAGCCTCTTGGCTGGCACCAAGAAGATAGGTAAAACCTGTTTCAACATTCAATTCATCATGATAGCCACTGATTATGGTTAAGTTAGCAACCAATTCAAAATCCGTCAGGTAGTTATGATAAGCTTGTTCAACGATATCGCTGGTTAATTGACTTTGATTAATTGCTTGTAGCAGCTTATTCATCATCTGGGTTTGGCCGATCCGTTGGGTTGGATCAATATAGTTTTCCGGATAGTAATCTAGTTCTCTGATACCAGCCCAGCTACTGTAGCGGCGATTATATTGCTCCCAGTTTTGGAAAAATGACCGTTGTAGCGCGGAATAATTTACCCCAACTTCATGCTCTGGCTGCTGGATACAGCGGTTAATATAGAGTTGCACACTAGCATTGGCTGCGGCTATCTGGCTGGTGGTGACTTGATAACTGTCTTGGTTATCAATTAGCAAGTAACTATACAATTGATCTCGATTGGTAAGGGCAAGACTGTTATCGGCAACATGCTCCAGATAATAATAAGATTGAGCGCTACTCAGGTTTTCAGCCAGAAGGCCGTCTACGGTTTTGCGTTGTGTCTTGTTAAGAGCATTTAACAAGCTGGTGGCTAAGGAGAATAAAAAGGGATCCAGATCCGGCTGAGTGGGAATAGCAATCTTTAATTCTGTCGCCAGTTGGTCGATAAAACTTTGTGTTGGATAATCTTGCCGTTGGAAATTAACTGGGCTGATGGTGGTAATCGGATCACCGTGATCACATAATACCAACGTAAGCATATCCGTATCTTCAATCTCATGCCAATCAATGTAAGTGGTCAATTCATAATGTGAGCCCGGCTCGTTTTCAACGTCTTTGACATTGCCTAAGTATTGAAACCCTTTTGGTGATAACCAGCCCCAACCCAATTTTCTACTATCAGGATGCTCGGTTTGATAGATAATTTTAAATTGATTGTTACCGAACGGGTAAACTTCTACGTAAAGATAATAAGCATCTATCTTTTGCCGCACTAAATCCCATAGCTCAATATCACCATCATTATCAATAACAGCGGCTTGATAGAAATTACCCTTATGATACTCTTTGGTTATGTTGGCAATACCTACTTTTAATTGATTGAAGGGAAGTTGGGTTTGTAGCTGTAGTGATGAAAGCGATAATGGATAATTATTACTAGGATCATATAAACTGCCAACTACCGTTGCATCAACTGCTAAGATTTCTCCCGCCTGATACCACTGCTGAATAAATAAACAGTGTTGCACATCAGTAATAATGGTGTCGCTGGTGGCAAGAGGATCCACTTGTTGTGCCGCAGCAGTGAATTCATCAAGTGGTGCATTAATGGCTTTGGCCAGCATGCTAACCGTCAGTTGATCTTTAGATAGGGTGGTAATAACGACTGGCGCTTGAGTCATTAATTGCATTGTCCAGTTGTGGAATTGTGTAATAAACTGCAAATTTTCCACCGTTGGATAAACTTTAGTTAAGTTTTTTTTCAAATGGTCAGGTTGATTAACAATCAGTGTCACTTCAGCTAAGGATAGTTTAAAGATATTGGTGATAAGCGCTAATTGCGCAATGCGGTGACAATAACGGATGGCTTCTTGACTAAGGGTAAAAGGCTTATCAATATCGATTTTAGACACTTGCTGCCAAAATTGATTAGTGTCCAGATCTTCCGGATGGATTTTTATATTATCTAGCCAAACCAATAATTGATAAGCGATGTCTGGCGAAGAGAGGGCCAATTGAGAGGCAAAATAGGGAGCCAAAGCCTTTTTGAGCGGGTTATCTAATAAAGTCGTGTCGTGTAAATTACTGTTTAAAGTAATAATTAGATTTTCGATTTCAGGTGATTGATTAGTATCAAAATTGTTAGTTGTTAGGGCAACTAAGCTTGCGACATTAAGATTTTGGTTATTGAGCCATTCAACGGTGGTATGGAGTTTGTTAATAAATGTTTCAATGGGAATCTGATGATGATCTAGTAGGTCATATAAAATTGTTAATTCTGCAATAGTCAGTTGATTAGCAGTAGCGAGCAAATAAAATTCATAAAAAGCCGTGGTGTAAGTTATATTATTTTTACAAAGGCTACTATTATCATTATCGTTAAATATCAGGAACATTTGATATAGTTCTTGATCATTCACTGCAAATGCTTGCTTTAAGTTTGATTTAAAGACGTTTTGCGCGTTAGGGGCTACATCATACTCTTTATCGTCTGGGGCGAATTTTTGGCCATATAAAGGCGGGTTATTAAATAGTTGATCGTATTGACTAAGCTGGCCATTAACCGCAGTTTGACTGATTTTTATACCGACCCAAATGCGCGCTTGCTGCTCTTGCAAGCGGTAGAATTGCTCATACTGTTTGATATGCAAAATATCAACGAGAGTGTTATCAGTAATATTATCGCTATATTCGGTCATTAATTCCGACAGGGTTAATGGGGTCAGTTGTGTGGTTTTATGTAATAAAACGATTTTATGCACTTTTAATAGATGCTGTTTTAATTGTGCTTCCGTATCATCTTTATTGGGTAGTAATAGTTCAAAGAATTCAGGTGGTAAATAGTAATGTTCTGCCAGCGCAATCGCTGTCATCAGGGTTTGTGGCGCAATGGCGCCAAACACTTTTTGATACTCAGCGTTAAGATTATCGGGTGTAATTGCCGTCGTTAGCAATGTGTAAATGGGTGGCGATATTTTCAAATCCGTACATATGATAAATGTTTGATTGGTATTTGCGGGACGATTTTCCGGCTGAATTAATTGGGCGAGTGTGACATTATGGTTTTGCAATACTTGTTGGATGGCGTCGGTGTAATAATAATAGGGGCCATCGGGGTTTAATGTATCTTGAGCTAAGGCATCGAGAATTTTTTGCTTATCGTCATCACCGATTTTTTTACCAATTTGCGCTGCTAGTATTTGATTGGAAAGTGACAAGGTGGATAGTGGTGTATCCATGTTTTCCTGACTTAAAATCAGATCGGCCAAATCAGGGCGACGATTATCGATATTATAGGGTGAATTTGCAGGTTGCAGTGTTTGCGCTTCGCGATAAAGTCTTACCAGATAAGCGGCAGGTGAAAACATCGACGCAATATTACCCTGATTAACAAAATCGGTATCACGATTGGGGATAAAGTTGTTACTAAAAGCCATTGTTTCGTCATACTGGAGTTGTTGCGCTTTAGCGTTGCTAAAATTTGTCTCTAGTTGCGTCGCGACGAGGTGTGTTGATTGTTTAGGAATGGCTTGACGAGTAATTTGTTGCCGGTATTGAGTACTATTTTTGGCCTGGATTTTTTTAGCCTGAGCTAAAAGTAGGTCACAATCATGTAAGCTTAATTGATCATCAGCAACTTGATAAAGTTCTTCTTTAGCGTAATCAGCCAGTTCACTTAATGATTTAGCGTTAATTAACTAATAATATTCTGAATTGCATTTTCATTAATTTGGTGTGACATAAAACCCTCACTTATATTAGATGGCTTTATCGGTGTTTTAAAGAAAAGGAATATGAATTAATAGAATATAAAATCTTTGATGATGATTTATATTCATATTTTTTAATTTATTATTTATTAATAAGAAATGAATAGAAAAAAATCATAACATATTTTTTTTTTTAAAAGCTAGCGGTTTTTTTATTTGAATTTTTAATAAAATTTTTAATAAAAACATGAAATAATTGAGTTAAGTTTAGTTGAGTAATTAAATTTATTTTTACTATTAGGTGATTTCACATTTTAATTTACCAATAGTTTTTAATAATAAATTAACTGTAATTTCGTTTTTGTTAATTATTTCCAACTGTAATTAAAAAATTAATAGAGGATGTTTTTTCATTAGCTGAAACGATTAATCTAACAACTTTTTTTGCATAATTATTTGGTTTTTTATGAATATTTAATTGAATAATTATTGATAGTTATTGTTGTTGA is a genomic window of Arsenophonus apicola containing:
- a CDS encoding SpvB/TcaC N-terminal domain-containing protein — protein: MLDNPNNQDKLSIAPLSLPKGGGSLQGMGETVGTPGSDGMVHITLPLPISSGRGYAPSLNLNYNSGSGNSAFAIGWNIDLPSIRRQTSHGRPLYQLDDTYIGIDNEVLVVAVDQAGQPIRYQKDSWQNIKLAESYQITQYQSRIGTGSERVEYWQPVAAQSSQMPFWLIFSPDGQIHCFGKSANARIFDPKEEQHIAVWLLEESVTPSGEHIFYQYQAENDQATSEQERRQHPLATAQRYLTTVSYGNLRPYAPLYSLTDTIPPPTDWLFYLILDYGERSNQTDKAPEFLPQQAWSMRQDPFSRYEYGFDIRTRRLCQQILMFHDLRQLQGLPHENTPPTLVRRLQLHYESTSHC
- a CDS encoding Tc toxin subunit A-related protein, which codes for MNAKSLSELADYAKEELYQVADDQLSLHDCDLLLAQAKKIQAKNSTQYRQQITRQAIPKQSTHLVATQLETNFSNAKAQQLQYDETMAFSNNFIPNRDTDFVNQGNIASMFSPAAYLVRLYREAQTLQPANSPYNIDNRRPDLADLILSQENMDTPLSTLSLSNQILAAQIGKKIGDDDKQKILDALAQDTLNPDGPYYYYTDAIQQVLQNHNVTLAQLIQPENRPANTNQTFIICTDLKISPPIYTLLTTAITPDNLNAEYQKVFGAIAPQTLMTAIALAEHYYLPPEFFELLLPNKDDTEAQLKQHLLKVHKIVLLHKTTQLTPLTLSELMTEYSDNITDNTLVDILHIKQYEQFYRLQEQQARIWVGIKISQTAVNGQLSQYDQLFNNPPLYGQKFAPDDKEYDVAPNAQNVFKSNLKQAFAVNDQELYQMFLIFNDNDNSSLCKNNITYTTAFYEFYLLATANQLTIAELTILYDLLDHHQIPIETFINKLHTTVEWLNNQNLNVASLVALTTNNFDTNQSPEIENLIITLNSNLHDTTLLDNPLKKALAPYFASQLALSSPDIAYQLLVWLDNIKIHPEDLDTNQFWQQVSKIDIDKPFTLSQEAIRYCHRIAQLALITNIFKLSLAEVTLIVNQPDHLKKNLTKVYPTVENLQFITQFHNWTMQLMTQAPVVITTLSKDQLTVSMLAKAINAPLDEFTAAAQQVDPLATSDTIITDVQHCLFIQQWYQAGEILAVDATVVGSLYDPSNNYPLSLSSLQLQTQLPFNQLKVGIANITKEYHKGNFYQAAVIDNDGDIELWDLVRQKIDAYYLYVEVYPFGNNQFKIIYQTEHPDSRKLGWGWLSPKGFQYLGNVKDVENEPGSHYELTTYIDWHEIEDTDMLTLVLCDHGDPITTISPVNFQRQDYPTQSFIDQLATELKIAIPTQPDLDPFLFSLATSLLNALNKTQRKTVDGLLAENLSSAQSYYYLEHVADNSLALTNRDQLYSYLLIDNQDSYQVTTSQIAAANASVQLYINRCIQQPEHEVGVNYSALQRSFFQNWEQYNRRYSSWAGIRELDYYPENYIDPTQRIGQTQMMNKLLQAINQSQLTSDIVEQAYHNYLTDFELVANLTIISGYHDELNVETGFTYLLGASQEASPTYSWRSLNHNMFINQGFPADAWSEWQAITASAKPYRNLIRPMIYKSRLYLFWLEQRQINVEKKDNAKKAKEPSIPEYTYDLKHSHLLYDGNWSTPYTYTTLNIRDGLLLLLDKDNPDIHEQVGLFVSSDLTKKDILVILYQKHEKYDQAFIPEGQAWEITQDFSLIHDNNEQTNYFLSLQVIKRELDTTRYLGVPAPFIEHNKVQVPTNIITTFYSIAPAIPNGLAPLSQGLSQLLLAKEIINNQYSLTGTIIRIEAKGQDNHYLNTGDNDLDLFMDHLQQIYQTTPYGQVLVNYYNVPNFPTKFVFLTAILKLAANKYTVVTYTNNTSFFASSIMRTFNGIVLPNKQQNFDNWQTDVIDAPDNSTLAEIYTQANGQVFTVDGNAEPSMLIQRPYKYILAPRAIVNGLVVPIQPKEIVNGDSTWNMILANQSWNFDINENITSSASNIELTITVRDRDNGNLGSVTHVIPLERKTADDTQPLLLKTASNKAQYMEGGLSYIYQSNKLEKHSGIYQVRLNTLFAKELTSRADRGLDTLLSLDTQYMPEPNLPRTGVQVTLTLKPYNEIIHGSNKIFKLRETDIWVSGDSLLIYTGELSDQPTTVTCFLNRYNDAHGNKDNLYLEAEYQSGKQPDILFHKIDGKKEWQLDKNYHGGTFPGLESIDNVESFFAKMDNTTEPMDFAGANALYFWELFYYGPMLVMKRLMQEQNFADSASWLKFIFSSAGYDRGQQNQYWNTRPLLEDTSWNEVPEDITDPDAIAQADPMHYKLSTLMNMIELLIARGDQDYRQLERDTLAEAKMWYVQALELMGEDEPSRPTSWQNPTLKNAAQLEEHAIFKPEKNTKWQELRFTLIQKLYNLRHNLTIDGKPLSLPLFATPANPADLLSAAVANAQGGIPLPTDITLGLYRFPPTLESAKGVVTQLTQYGNTLLAIIERQDAEKMAMLLQTQGLALSKQSLEMQKTAQDELNEEKKALQIAITAAKERKDHYKALYDQNMNTGEQKVIDLHIAADTLMTTTKPIYMAAALANLAPNIFGLADGGMQYGAVPTAIALGIETAASGILTSADKTTQSEIYRRRRQDWQQMYQTADYEEQQLTAQLAALEQRLTAANQQYNYLATQQTNTLEQFNLLKNKFTNEALYNWLRGRLSAIYFQFYDLVIARCLRAQSSFQWETQKSSQFIKPGAWQSTYAGLLCGEALMLNLVTMEEAYLKWEARALDVDRTVSLAEFYQDMPDGFDLRETIRKLINGESSGPVGNGDNKVSLDQNTLSAAIKIADLKIQDDYPSDLNLGNVRRIKQISVSLPALIGPYQDIQAVLEYTGAIKLSNGCKAIAISRGTNDSGQFQLDFNDSKYLPFEGIPIEDQGGLILQFPNATEKQKALLNSLTDIILHIRYTIRYNG